In Hydrogenispora ethanolica, one genomic interval encodes:
- a CDS encoding acyclic terpene utilization AtuA family protein yields MEEMRILSPTAILGYGFPQSSFEEGLRRRPDVIAVDAGSTDPGPYYLGSGVCFTDPRAVRRDLTLILEAALERRIPVIIGSAGGSGGTVHLQRDLGLLREIAAERGWRFRVAVIGAEIAKETVEGHWRAGKVSPLPPAPELTEDDIRDSVRIVAQMGLEPVLAGLATGADVVLAGRCYDPAVFAAKAVQQGFDPGPAVHLGKILECAAIAATPGSGSDCLLGYLYPQAFEVEPLNPARRCTTLSVAAHTLYEKSNPYLLPGPGGTLDLRETRFEQVGESRVRVSGSRFVRSDPYKLKLEGVRRIGYRTVAIAGVRDPVMIREIDAIIAGVRERVADNFKSEPFTYRLDFKVYGKNGVMGGLEPHPAPDGHELGMVIEAVADTQDWANTICGFARSTMLHFGYPGRIATAGNLAFPYSPSDFKAGEVYAFSIYHLMEVDDPCQYFPVEVVAV; encoded by the coding sequence ATGGAAGAGATGCGAATTCTATCGCCGACCGCCATTTTGGGGTACGGGTTCCCGCAATCCTCCTTTGAAGAGGGGCTGCGCCGCCGCCCCGATGTGATCGCCGTGGACGCGGGGTCGACCGATCCGGGACCGTATTATTTGGGATCGGGAGTCTGCTTCACCGACCCGCGGGCCGTCAGGCGGGATCTGACGTTGATACTGGAGGCGGCGCTGGAGCGGCGTATTCCGGTGATCATCGGCAGCGCCGGCGGGAGCGGCGGCACCGTTCATTTGCAGCGGGACCTGGGGTTGCTGCGGGAGATCGCCGCCGAACGGGGGTGGCGCTTCCGGGTGGCCGTGATCGGCGCCGAGATTGCCAAGGAAACCGTGGAAGGGCACTGGCGGGCCGGGAAGGTCAGTCCGCTGCCCCCGGCGCCGGAACTGACGGAGGACGATATCCGGGATTCGGTGCGCATCGTGGCCCAGATGGGCTTGGAGCCGGTGCTGGCCGGCCTGGCGACCGGAGCCGACGTCGTGCTGGCGGGGCGGTGTTACGACCCGGCGGTCTTCGCCGCCAAAGCGGTGCAGCAAGGGTTCGATCCCGGTCCCGCCGTTCATCTCGGCAAAATTCTGGAGTGTGCCGCCATTGCCGCGACGCCGGGCAGCGGCAGCGATTGTCTCCTCGGCTATCTCTACCCGCAGGCCTTTGAGGTGGAACCGCTCAATCCGGCCCGGCGTTGCACCACGCTCTCGGTGGCCGCCCATACCTTGTATGAAAAGTCCAATCCCTACCTTTTGCCCGGCCCGGGCGGGACCCTGGATTTGCGGGAAACCCGGTTTGAACAGGTGGGGGAATCCCGGGTGCGGGTGTCCGGGAGCCGTTTCGTCCGCTCCGATCCCTACAAGCTCAAGCTGGAGGGAGTGCGGCGGATCGGATACCGCACCGTGGCCATAGCCGGAGTCCGCGACCCGGTGATGATCCGGGAGATCGACGCGATCATTGCCGGGGTGCGCGAACGGGTGGCCGACAATTTTAAGAGCGAACCTTTTACCTACCGGCTGGATTTCAAGGTGTACGGCAAAAACGGGGTAATGGGCGGTTTGGAGCCGCATCCGGCGCCGGACGGCCACGAGTTGGGAATGGTCATCGAGGCGGTGGCCGACACCCAGGACTGGGCCAATACCATCTGCGGCTTCGCCCGCTCGACCATGCTTCATTTCGGCTACCCCGGCCGGATCGCCACCGCCGGGAATCTGGCTTTTCCCTATTCCCCTTCGGATTTTAAGGCGGGGGAGGTCTATGCCTTCAGCATTTACCATTTGATGGAGGTTGACGACCCTTGCCAATACTTTCCCGTGGAAGTCGTCGCGGTCTAA